The Dermochelys coriacea isolate rDerCor1 chromosome 7, rDerCor1.pri.v4, whole genome shotgun sequence sequence ACCCCCTTACCACCAACTCAGCATCCCCAGCTCACACCCACAGCCTTCCCACAGCCTCTACCccgtttcccctcccccacaatccaGCTCCCTCTGACCCCACCTACCTCCCAACCCCCATCTCCTGCCTCCCATCTCACCCCATAACCTAGCTCCTTCCTCTACAGCCTTACTAACTCCTCCTCCaactctcagccccacccctgctcacccTTCCCCAGCCTGCCTTAAACTCACCCCCCCATCAGCCCTTTCTACTCccaacctctccctgcccccctagATTTGGAGGGAGTTGGGAGCTCAGTGCCTCCCTTGTTccaaccccatcccccacccctctgagTTTACTCCCTCCCTTGTGAGGCAAGAGCCCTGGGGGGCCTGCAAGGGGGTAGTGACCCTCCAAGCTTCAGGGATTGGGGGCATGGTCTCAGGTTTCAAGGGTCCCAGTTGGGGGGAGGCATCGGGGGctaagctgtggggtgggggctcttctctagccctgggccccagctggAGAGGGGAGCTGCCAGGGGGAGCCCTGCTAGGGGCCCCGATTTTGGAGGGGGGCTTGTCCAGGAGCCTCCATTCGGAGGCCCCGGTTCTCTGCCCCGGGGCCCGGCTGGGGGCTGATTTAAGGCGGCTCCCTGGGATCGGGCTCGCCAGCTCCTCGCGCCGGCTCTCGCTGTGGCTGAGTGCGCGGGGGGGGGCGGTCCCCAGCTAGGGGCGGGGCAGGCTGGATGGTTGAGGGCCCCCGGGGGGTCCCGCTCACCGCCCCGCCCGCACTCACCTTGACGGGCGCCATGGAAGCTGCTCGGACACCGAAACTCCTctgggctcggggctggggggggcccgCCCGCAACAGCCCCCGCCCCGCCACACCCCGCCACGCGGTCACCATGGAGACCGCCTGAATGACAGTTGCCATGGAAAGGGTCTGGGGGACCTACCAACCTTGGGGTGGACTGCAATGCCCATGCGCCGCAACCCACAGGTTGGTTTGCATGACATTTGCATATCATTGGTGGTTCATTTGCATGGCCGGTTTGCACATTGTTTACATACAGCTTGATTTTGATTGGCAGGGCAAAGTGGTTTGCACGCTGAATTTGCATACAATTAACATATAAGTTGTGATTAATATGagtgtttttctcctgctgtttgcacatattaatttcttaatttaaatataatcttGTGATTTCCATACTAATGGCACGTATCAACCCCTTAGTTTCGCGTCtaattctcctctcctccccattgGGGCGGGGGCACCAGGGGAGCAGCGCAGACCGACACCCTGTCTCTGGTctgtaaaatgcatccgatgaagtgagctgtagctcacgaaagcttatgctctaataaatttgttagtctctaaggtgccacgggtactccttttctttttgcgaatacagactaacacggctgctactctgaaacctgtctctggaTATCCCCGGAACCCTCAGGTTCGGGACCGTGTTTCCCTGTCAACCGCCGGAACCTTTTGAGTAGGCACATTGCTTCCGGAAGTAGTGTGGGGGGTGATATTGAACCGGAAGTAGCTAAGTATTGGCTTCCCACCGCTTCCGCACGTGGGCCGTGACACCGGGAGCGGCGCGAGGATGAAGCTGCTGACGCACAACATGCTGACCTCGCACGTGCGGGGGGTGCGGCCCGGGGGGGGGTTCCCCCTCCGTATCCAGGTAACAGGGATCCCCCCCCGCAACCAGAGGGCCacctagccctgccccctgggctGCCCCAGCGCTGGGTCTAGGGGTCCCAGGGCTGATTTCCTCCCCATGGGGGTCCCGCCCCCGCTGTGCCTAGCCGGActgacccttcccctccccctccccgcaggcCACCGAGGTGAAAGTGAATAACGTGGATTTCAACCAGGCGTTCGTGGCGCGGATGATCCCCAAAGTGGAGTGGGGGGCTCTGGTAGAGGCTGCGGAGAGTGTgagtatggggggaggggctggccgcGTCCAGGGCATGGGTGGGTAGAgtttggcagggggaggggctcacCCTGGGTGCTGGGGATCCTAGGCACAAGGCCAGCCtcctgcccagagtgctgccATGGCAGGAGATGGGCAACGTGGATTGACACCATGGGGATTGGAGAGGGAAGTGGCTTTGGGGAGCGCCTGGGTTAATCAGAGCAAAGTCTCTCTTCCAGGGTCAGCATTGTGAcattcatctccctctccctacAGCTGGGCCATCTGTCGGACCTGCCCCACCAGCTGCCCCCTGAGTATGAGAACAATGAGGACTTCCTGAGGAAGGTGCATCACGTGCTGCTGGAGGTGAGAAATCGCCCCATCCATGTCCACAACTCCCCACCGGCTCCTTGCCTGGTGCTGGGCAGTCTCCCAGGCACCACAAACCTGTGGCTGAGGTTGTAGGACGGGGCCCATGTTACAATCACAGGTCCTTTCCTGCCCTGGCTGAGACACCAGGGATTTATCAGCCCACAGAGACACTGGGGATCCCCCGGGGGGGGGACCGCTCTCTGTTGCTGCTCGTGTTCCAAATGTAGACATTGGGGGGCCCCCTCAAGCAGTGAGAGTATGTTGATGGTGGGGGATTCTTCCCTTGCTCTAGCTGCAAGTTGGAATCCACTCTTGCGGGTCTGAGAGTCCAGCAGatgccctggctctgggctcatGGGATCCTTTTGCTTCTGTGGCTCATCCTGCCCTTTCCCCAGCTGTAAGAGTGACTGCAGCAAAATACCCCTATCcctaataaacaaataaaactgaGAAGGGAGGGCTGGTGCTCTGGGGAAGTTCCATCCCTCCCTGACAGCATTacggggcagggccagggcacaGCCCATCCCTTTGTCTTTAGGCTGCAGCTGACCTGTGTTTCTTCCCCCCCTGCATAGGTGGAGGTGATGGAGGGGATCCTGAAGTGCCCTGATTCTGGCCGGGAGTTCCCTATCACCAAGGGAATCCCCAACATGCTGCTGAGCGAGGAGGAGACGTGAAGGGCCAGGATGGCCAAGCTGGgaagattggggtggggggagggagtccctgggctgggagggtgtggcagggggagggagggttctaCAGGGAGTAGAAAACATTCGGTGCTCCTTTGGTTTGCGTATAAATAAACCTGTGAGGTGGAGCCTAGCATGAGGCATGTCATCCATTACCTGTCCCCTCACCTGCTTGTGCCCCTCAATCACAACCTGCAGCACTCTGCTATCCTAGCCCTTGGCTACCCCAACCACACCTGTGCTGGTGCCCTTCtgttctagtccagtccccatcCCTATCCCTCTTGGTCTATCCGAACACTGGCCTGCCACACCTTGCACCGTACTCACTTTCCTCGTGTACAGTTATTTAGATTGCAGTAATACTTAGGAGACTAGTCCTGAAGCAGGTCCCCTATCGGGCCAGGCACTGCTCAGACTCCCAGGCAATATCAAGTCCTCCATtgggccaggtgctgcacaaacacagaacaagacaaTGCTCTTTCTCCTTCTTAACTGCTAGGAAGGAAGACTATGGACACAGGCTGAGATCTCCATTGTTTATTCTGGCTCTGGAATATAGctctatgtatgtgtgtgtatagcaCCTATACACAAAATAGAGGtatttataatatatacacatacataattTAATACAAACTCCCTCCACATCACCCCATTCATTATAGAAATGGGGGGACTGAGGGTGCACCCCTCCAAGGGGAGCAGAGATGAAGGGGTCACGTATTATCCTGCAAGAAATATACAGTCTGATATATTGCTATGTACATGTTTCTCAGCatcttcacccccaccccaagggaAAGGGGGGGCTTATTGCTATGGGCAGCAGAAGGGCAAGGGAAATTTGAGGGTGGGTGGAGGGGATACTGGCCTCTGTTCCTATCCCTAGGACCCCCAAGATGGCCATGCCTTTGAAACCCCTCTTCCTATCTGTACAGCTGCCCTATCACAGTGCTGTGCTCCCCCTCCCACAATTCTAGCCCCCTGTCTCAGCGCTCCCCCACAGCAGGGGCTCCCCCAGTCAGACTCCCACCCTCTCCAGACTTTCCATCATCCAGGGGCTTTTTGGGAGAAGAGACCAGCACTCAGTGGAGGTTCCCAGGCCCTGTTGCTaagttcccctcacccccatttaTGTCACCTCACTGAATGTTCCTTGGAAAACCCAACTGGAAGTCCCTGGCTCAAGCACCCCCCCCCATGTTTCAAGGCAACGTATGGGCTTATCACCCCGCAAATCTCAATTCCCTTCCTAGGACAGAAGAATATACCCCCCTCCAATCTAAGAGATCcacacactcccctcccctgAATTACAGGGGACCCCCACAACCCTCCTTATCTAATGTATCCCCACTACAGGGatctcccagccctgagccaagGGACCCTCACggggttcccctccccctcaccaagTGCAAACATAGTTTGTTCATTTATTGCTTGAAGGGACATTGTAAATGCCTCACCCCActcgggggcaggggctgggaggccTCAGGGGGTCCCACTTTGGGATGGGGGGGTTATTCTCCTCCACACATACTTTCTCCCCTAAGCAGAGAGTTCTGAGACTCAGTTAGGAGGGGGACACCCACCATGAATGGTGTCCCTAGGAGGGCCTCCCCTTCAGTGAGAATCAGCTGCCCCTGCTACTGCCCTCCCCACCTGACTGACCTCTCCAGTGCCAAGCTACCACCAGCCCCAGTACACACTGGCTGCTGGGCAAGCACCCCTCTGCTGGGggtttcccctgctctgagccagGGACAAGCAGGGACCCCCCAGGCCAGGTCTGTGCATGTAGGGTTAACACACTCTCCCCTGCAGTCCAGCTTTGTGCTGTTCAGGTCCATTATGGCTTCCACTGGGGGCCCTGGTTCTTCTCCCCCTGCCACTAAATCCCTCCCCTCAGCTAATAAGTTAGAATATGGCTTCCAGTGCATATGGGGGGCTGAGTCCCCGTGTCactctgtcccctcccaccaGTGTCCCCCCGGTCTGTCTCCTGCATGCCCATTCCCCAGCCCTGTGGCCATGCTGCAGCTCCTCCGAGCCACATCAGTCCAATCCTCCCCTTCCCCTATCTGCCTTACTGTCCCCatgcatcccccccatcccccagccagaGCGTCTGTCCCCCCAGCACCCAGTACCCCAATGTCCGTGCGTCTATCCCCACCCCCGCCCATCCCTACTCCTCCCGTTTGTGTCTCCAGCGTGTCTGTCCCCATCCCGCCCTGCCCATCTTCTGCATCTATGGGTCTGTCTCCCTGCCCCAGGTCTGTGTGTCTGTCCCCAAGCCCCTCACCCCAGTCCATGCCTCTGTTCCCCCCACAtggcggggggggtgtctcagTCCATCATGGCTTCCAGCATCTCGAGAAAGAGCTTGTGCATGGGCACcttccctcccagcttgatgcCATAGAACTGGTGCAGGGCGCGGGCGGCCGTCTGGCGCAGCAGGGGCAGCGTTAGCAGCAACTTCCCCGCCCGGCGCGGCTCCTCTGGCCGTCGGCTGCCCTCGTACTCCAGCAGTGCCTCATGCAGCACGTCCCGCAGCCGCTGCACCGCGGCCATGTCCTCGATGTGCACCgagtctgggggggaggggtgagaccATCGGGGTTAGAGGGGGGGGCATGGCCAATATTGCTGATGTGCACTCAGCCTGGGGAGGAACACTATGCACTGAGTCTGGGGagacccggggcgggggggggcatggCCGATGTTGCTGATGTgcaccggggcggggggagagggatcATAcagggttagagcaggggctctGCCATGTCACTGCTGTGCACCAAGTCAGAGGGGCAGGGAAACCAGGAAAGGGCCAAGGCCACCACGTCCTTGAATGAAGTCTGTGGTAGGAGTCAAGGAGGGAGCTGTGGCAGGCAGAGCCTGGGGGaaagcaggcagctgtggggggagggaggcagatcccagcccaggggagATGAAAGCCAGGTGCAGAGAACTGCTACCACCCCAAGCCCCCCATAGGGCAGGACCCACCTGAGTTGGCAAGTGCCAGGGCCTTGAGCAGCACATATTCCTCGCGCTCCAGCCGCAGGGCGCGGTACTTGCGCACGAGCTGCAGGAGGGCGGCGCTCAGCTCCCAGAGCCCTGCCGCACGCGCCCCCTCCTCGTCCAGCGCAAAGTCCTCGGCAAAGACCACCTCATCCTCGCAGGGGAGTGAACGCCAGGCCACACCCAGCACCAGCACCTCCAGCCAGGCGCTCTGCAGCACACTCATCTGATCGGCCAGCGACAGCGCCGGGAACCCTGTGGGGGAGAGACAGGAGttagggggcagtgggggctgggaaccctgcaggggggcagggctggagggaaggggggaaaacagGAGTTAGGGGCTGGGATGAGAACAGGGATTAGGAAGCAGAGTTGAAGGTTGGGGATGGGAatgggggatcagggctgggcacCTGTAGCAGGAATCTGcggggggtgagggagaaaggATGAGGGGAGCGCTGTGGGAGGATAGCACATGGGGATGGGGCCAAGGGGCCACACTGGGTGGGAGATGGGGGTCATAAAGAATGctgcgggggggggtgaggcCCCACCTGGGATGTTCTTGGCCCAGCCAATGATGACGACGATCTCTCGGTCAGCCAGGTCACACAGGGCGCTAGTGGCACGGAGGGGCCCATCGGGCAGCGCGGGGTCAGGCATTGCATACAGCTTCTCAGGCTCTGCCACCAGCAGGTGGGACACCATGGGGTtaatgggggctgcagagaggGGGCAATGTGAGAGGAGATCCCCCAGCACCGCATCCCCCTCTCGCACCCTATCACACctgggctcctccccctcccagatcTGCCCATACCCCACAGTCCTGACCCATAGGCCCCTGCTATCTCAGCCTTAggcttccccctcccgcccctgctctgcctcttaatcctgacccacagccccacctCACTCACCTGGTTTCTTGCTGGTTGCTGTGGCAATCTGGGGGGTGGCGAAGGTGTTGGGGAATGGGGCCCCATCCACCTCAGGGCGACGCTTGTATTTCTGGCGTCCCCCTCGCACCCGGTCCAGCCGCACCCCTAGGGGGCAGAGCAGAAGATATGAGGTCAGAATGCACCCCAAAAccttcccttttccccacccATCCTGCCCATTCCCCTATTCCCAAGGGGACCAATTTGCTCTCATAACAGCAGGGGGGAACTGAGGGGCTATTTTCCCCCCAGGGTTCTCCTGATGGTTCCCCCTGGCTTCCTGATCCTCCCATATTCTGCCTCCCacacctgccccccagctcaccaACCACTGCCCCCCCGACAGCTCTCTAATCCCTCCcagctcttttcccctccccaagtTCCCTCCCAATTCCCCCTACCAGCaccccagctccttccctgcAACCCCTCAGAACCACCgtgctctccccccagcccccaccgtgtccctccaccccccgtACCTTCCTTGAGCATGCCGACGCGCAGGCACTTGGTGAACCGACAGGCCTGGCAGGCTTTGCGGCGCCGCTTGGTGATCTCGCACTCGTTACTGGCTGGGCAGCTGTACTCGATACTgcctgggggaagagcagggtgAAACGGGGCTGAGACCAGGTTCAGGGGGAGACAGGGGCCGAGACCAAAGATGTAGGGGAACATGGAGGAAGGAGATGAGCTGAAGTGGTGGAGGGGAAAAtcctgggggagagaggagatggggctgagcctgtggtgggggagagttGGGGAAGTAGGGGCATGCAATGAGGTGGGGCCAAACCATTGAGAGTTGGAggaggaactggggggaggggtgatgtAGTCCCAAGGGAGTGGGACCAGGGCCACCCACCCACAAAGCAGAAGCAACCCTCCCCATTAATGCTGCAAACTCCTGGGTTACATCTCCCACAATGCGGCTAGGACGAGATAGAAGACCGCTGTGCACCATGCGAAATGTagcccagcccagggaggagaaCCACCCCATGAAACACCTGCACTACAGCTCCTAGCAGGCACTGAGGAGGCTCAGCAAGGGAGGCcacggtgcatcatgggagatgtagtcctgtTGGGAAACCCAGCCTACAGGAGAATAGGGACGGCAATTACAGCTCCCAagaggcactgcagcagctgaGGGCGGTGGAGTCAATTGGGCTCCACTCAAGAGATTTCATCTCaattttcccaaaggaaaaataaaacaatttcagcaaaatcaaattCCCCTGCCCACCATGGAAAATCACCGACCGGCCATgagcagggagccctggggcagctgccgcATCCCCTCTACTTGGAGCTGTTCCTCTCCCTTGAGCCAATCCCCCAGCATTTGGAAAACTGAgacaggggcaggggtgtgtgatGGGCCCTCTTTGGGAAACTGGGACCCAATTCCAAGTGCACTGAAGGGCAGGGAGCCACCACCCATCCACGCAGCAACGATCAGCAGACGAGGGGCctggggctgggatagcagggccTGTGGATCAGGATTGAGGGGCCCCCTAGGCTGGGGGTGTGCAGGGGGGTTACCTTGTATAGTGCGCTTGAAGAAGGCTTTGCAGGCCTCACAGGAGGCCACTCCGTAGTGATATCCCGAGGCCACATCCCCGCACACAAGGCACAGGCGCTTGGGCAGGGAGCTTAGCACATACTTGCCCCGGGGCAGGGCTTCATCAGGGTTGTTGTCATGGCGCCGGCGGGTCAGTGCCCCCGGCTCGGGGTCATGGGGAGGACCACTGGCATCGGAGGAGCCGCTGGGGCTGCGCTGGGCCAGGCTGTCCGGGGAGGCCGGTTCAGTCTTGATGAAGAACTCGGCTCGGTGATCCCGAGACGACATGGTTGGGGTGGCCTGCAGGGGGTGATCcatgtgggagaggggagattGGGGGGGCAGTGAGACACTCCTCCCCCACATCTGGACTGCCCAATCCCTGCCCTTTTACACTCTCCCAGGACGCTGTGGGAGCTCCCTAGGGTTGAGTGCCCTGCACTGCCATTCCAGGCACCCAGGTCCCTTTCCACATCCCGGTCGCTCCCCTGAGATAGCTGCCGGGGGAGATTCAGTCCCATACTGCTGGCTCTGATGTCAGAGCTGTGAcccccagagctgggcacccCTGCCcgggattcccccccccaacctagGGGCCTCTTCCCAGATGTTCAGcacactccctccccctctcagTGCCAGCTCCAGTATCTCAGGGTTGGGCATGTGACAggctcaaggtcacagagagagactctgatCGCAGGCTGGGGGCGGGTacggggagctgtgtgtgtgtttgcttgcggGGAGTTGTGAGTGGGCATGCAaggggggggctctgggatggcaaAAGTTGGTACCAACAATCCAGAAGCAGAAATAGGCTTAGCTCTGtgctctctccccagctccaatACAGGAATTAACCCCCTCCCCAAGGCTCAAGTCAACCCAGGCTGCAAGAGGCAGATAAGGGTCATGGCAGAGGGATTAGTCTGGAGGCCACAGCTcaggcagctccccctccccaacacactCACCCCCACTCACTAGGGCTCAGAACCCACAACCCACACACACGCTCTAGGgctcactccccaccccaggcacTCCCCCACCCATCCTGCTTGACTCAGAGCCAGGCTCTGGAGGAGTTTCTGGGCAGGGGGCCTCTGAGAAGGGATTCGGTGGATGGGAGGCATGGCTGAACTGCCTGTGCTCCCCACCTATGGACCCAGACAGGGCACTCTTCCGATGGAGCCAGTGGGGTCAGGGAGGGGTCATAGCCCTGCAGGGCTGTACCCTCCCTCGCAAACACACACAGGCAAGCCCAGcacccacatccctcctccctcacacTGGGACTAACCTGGCAGCACTCCCAGCCCatgaggagggggagaaattgggatcaggaatggaacccaggtgtctggGATGGCATAGACTGGTCCAGGAATGAATGCTAGAGGCCACCTTTAgtc is a genomic window containing:
- the ESRRA gene encoding steroid hormone receptor ERR1 isoform X2, with the translated sequence MSSRDHRAEFFIKTEPASPDSLAQRSPSGSSDASGPPHDPEPGALTRRRHDNNPDEALPRGKYVLSSLPKRLCLVCGDVASGYHYGVASCEACKAFFKRTIQGSIEYSCPASNECEITKRRRKACQACRFTKCLRVGMLKEGVRLDRVRGGRQKYKRRPEVDGAPFPNTFATPQIATATSKKPAPINPMVSHLLVAEPEKLYAMPDPALPDGPLRATSALCDLADREIVVIIGWAKNIPGFPALSLADQMSVLQSAWLEVLVLGVAWRSLPCEDEVVFAEDFALDEEGARAAGLWELSAALLQLVRKYRALRLEREEYVLLKALALANSDSVHIEDMAAVQRLRDVLHEALLEYEGSRRPEEPRRAGKLLLTLPLLRQTAARALHQFYGIKLGGKVPMHKLFLEMLEAMMD
- the ESRRA gene encoding steroid hormone receptor ERR1 isoform X1; translated protein: METCREATPTMSSRDHRAEFFIKTEPASPDSLAQRSPSGSSDASGPPHDPEPGALTRRRHDNNPDEALPRGKYVLSSLPKRLCLVCGDVASGYHYGVASCEACKAFFKRTIQGSIEYSCPASNECEITKRRRKACQACRFTKCLRVGMLKEGVRLDRVRGGRQKYKRRPEVDGAPFPNTFATPQIATATSKKPAPINPMVSHLLVAEPEKLYAMPDPALPDGPLRATSALCDLADREIVVIIGWAKNIPGFPALSLADQMSVLQSAWLEVLVLGVAWRSLPCEDEVVFAEDFALDEEGARAAGLWELSAALLQLVRKYRALRLEREEYVLLKALALANSDSVHIEDMAAVQRLRDVLHEALLEYEGSRRPEEPRRAGKLLLTLPLLRQTAARALHQFYGIKLGGKVPMHKLFLEMLEAMMD
- the TRMT112 gene encoding multifunctional methyltransferase subunit TRM112-like protein; its protein translation is MKLLTHNMLTSHVRGVRPGGGFPLRIQATEVKVNNVDFNQAFVARMIPKVEWGALVEAAESLGHLSDLPHQLPPEYENNEDFLRKVHHVLLEVEVMEGILKCPDSGREFPITKGIPNMLLSEEET